One window from the genome of Mycolicibacterium gadium encodes:
- a CDS encoding FHA domain-containing protein: MSSHLEVFKPTGRELVPLTGTRVTLGKASTNGVALEHDPTVSRLHAILENHGSAWSIRDVGSRNGTFVNGEKIAYEQVLRPGDEVRIGKSRLVYLQARQSGEPVEEATIVPDAAQLPPRLTRREVDVLMVLCRPLVSEDPFPEPASVRRMAGELYVTEAAVKQHLQNLYDKFAIPTEGDRRVRLANEALRRGAVTIAQLRDSGS; encoded by the coding sequence ATGTCTTCCCATTTGGAAGTCTTCAAGCCGACGGGACGCGAGCTGGTCCCGTTGACCGGCACCCGGGTGACGCTCGGCAAGGCTTCGACCAATGGGGTGGCACTCGAACACGACCCCACCGTCTCTCGCCTGCACGCGATCCTGGAGAACCACGGGTCGGCGTGGTCGATCCGCGATGTGGGCAGTCGCAACGGCACGTTCGTCAACGGCGAGAAGATCGCCTACGAACAGGTGCTGCGACCCGGCGATGAGGTGCGCATCGGCAAGTCCAGGTTGGTGTACCTGCAGGCACGCCAGTCCGGCGAACCGGTCGAAGAGGCGACGATCGTGCCCGATGCCGCACAGCTCCCGCCGCGGCTGACCCGACGGGAGGTCGACGTGCTCATGGTGTTGTGCCGTCCGCTGGTGTCCGAGGACCCGTTTCCCGAACCGGCGTCGGTCCGGCGGATGGCAGGCGAGCTGTACGTCACCGAGGCCGCCGTCAAACAGCACCTGCAGAACCTCTATGACAAGTTCGCCATCCCCACCGAGGGGGACCGACGCGTGCGGCTGGCCAACGAGGCGCTCCGGCGCGGCGCCGTCACGATCGCGCAGTTGCGCGACAGCGGGAGCTAG
- a CDS encoding linear amide C-N hydrolase: MCTRVLWNTDSRYIMSGRTMDWPESTQPTIVAFPRGRQRDGGKVGDIVAVPDNPLRWTSRHANLVTTVYGIGTVDGFNEVGLGMHALFLKSTDVGARDPGRPGLQMGLFGQYLLDQAGSVAEALELIGTFQPVMVEAHGRQATIHFALEDVGGDSAIIEFAEGEPVIHHGREFTVMTNDPTYDEQLDLLAQQDFSNPSSDTPLPGNVNPRDRFQRAAYYSALLTPPVDRRQAVASVMAIMRNVSVPFGAPYHDFGVYNTEYRTVIDLTERLYFFELSTSPNVIWIDFGALKLDGQPLEINPYDTTLVGDVTSRCEPQAVPF; this comes from the coding sequence ATGTGCACGCGGGTGCTGTGGAACACCGACAGCAGATACATCATGTCGGGGCGCACGATGGACTGGCCCGAGTCGACGCAGCCGACGATCGTCGCCTTTCCGCGGGGGCGGCAGCGCGACGGCGGCAAGGTCGGCGACATCGTCGCGGTGCCCGACAACCCCTTGCGGTGGACGAGTCGCCACGCGAACCTGGTCACCACGGTGTACGGGATCGGCACCGTCGACGGGTTCAACGAGGTGGGCCTCGGCATGCACGCCCTGTTCCTCAAGTCCACCGACGTCGGAGCACGGGATCCGGGCCGGCCGGGCCTGCAGATGGGGCTGTTCGGCCAGTACCTGCTCGACCAGGCAGGCAGCGTCGCCGAGGCCCTCGAGTTGATCGGCACATTCCAGCCGGTGATGGTGGAGGCGCACGGCCGCCAGGCCACCATCCATTTCGCGCTTGAAGACGTCGGTGGGGACTCGGCGATCATCGAGTTCGCCGAGGGTGAACCCGTCATTCACCACGGTCGTGAGTTCACCGTCATGACCAACGATCCCACCTATGACGAGCAGCTGGATTTGCTTGCACAGCAGGACTTTTCGAATCCGAGTAGTGACACCCCATTACCCGGAAACGTGAACCCGAGGGATCGGTTCCAGCGTGCGGCCTATTATTCGGCCCTGTTGACGCCGCCCGTCGATCGGCGGCAGGCGGTGGCGAGCGTGATGGCGATCATGCGCAACGTCTCGGTGCCGTTCGGTGCGCCGTACCACGACTTCGGCGTCTACAACACCGAATACCGGACTGTCATCGACCTGACGGAGAGGCTGTATTTCTTCGAACTGTCGACCAGTCCGAACGTGATCTGGATCGATTTCGGCGCGCTGAAGCTCGACGGTCAGCCGTTGGAGATCAACCCGTACGACACCACTCTGGTCGGCGACGTCACATCCCGGTGCGAACCGCAGGCGGTGCCGTTCTAG
- the cobF gene encoding precorrin-6A synthase (deacetylating), with translation MTRRIHVIGIGAGDPDYVTAQAVTALNDTRVFFAMDKGDTKDDLVALRRLICERFIREPGYRFHEMPDPPRAKDSEYRQAVADWHAERARLWADAITSELGPGDVGAFLAWGDPSLYDSTLRILDRVAEHVDIDYDVIPGITAIQALTARHRIPLNDVGEPVLITTGRQLRASGLAGSAVVMLDADCSFQGCPPDTRIWWGAYLGTADELLFSGTVGDVGAHIVTARAAARAEHGWIMDTYLLRGPE, from the coding sequence GTGACTCGTCGGATCCACGTCATCGGTATCGGCGCGGGCGACCCCGACTACGTGACGGCGCAGGCGGTGACCGCGCTCAACGACACCCGGGTGTTCTTCGCAATGGACAAGGGTGACACCAAGGACGACCTGGTCGCGCTGCGACGCCTGATCTGCGAGCGATTCATCCGCGAACCCGGGTACCGATTCCACGAGATGCCCGATCCGCCACGCGCCAAGGACAGCGAATACCGACAGGCCGTCGCCGACTGGCACGCCGAACGCGCCCGCCTGTGGGCCGACGCGATCACCTCAGAACTCGGCCCCGGCGACGTGGGTGCGTTTCTCGCATGGGGTGATCCGTCGCTCTACGACAGCACACTGCGGATCCTGGACCGCGTGGCCGAACACGTCGACATCGACTACGACGTCATCCCCGGGATCACCGCGATCCAGGCGCTGACGGCGCGACACCGCATACCGCTCAACGACGTTGGCGAGCCCGTGCTCATCACCACCGGACGGCAGTTGCGCGCCAGCGGTCTGGCGGGCAGCGCGGTCGTCATGCTCGACGCCGACTGCTCGTTCCAGGGGTGCCCGCCCGACACCCGGATCTGGTGGGGTGCCTACCTCGGCACGGCCGACGAACTGCTGTTCTCCGGAACGGTCGGCGACGTCGGTGCGCACATCGTGACGGCGCGCGCAGCAGCCCGCGCCGAACATGGCTGGATCATGGACACCTATCTGCTGCGCGGCCCGGAATAG
- a CDS encoding MFS transporter, producing the protein MRSWLTRNVRVLSAVSFLQDTASELLYPLLPIYLTSVLGAPAAVVGAVEGAAEGAASLTKLAAGPLGDRFSRRPLIATGYGMAALGKVMVAAASGWTGVLAGRVVDRLGKGIRGAPRDALLIVDIDAAARGRVFGFHRAMDTFGAVVGPLLGLVGYQLLDQQIAPLLWVAVVPAVLSVALVFLVRERVPLPDKATRRAVFSRVKDLPRSYWRVTAVVVAFGLVNFPDALLLLRLNEIGFSVTEVILAYVTYNAVYAATSYPAGMVADRLGKPVVFGIGLVFFAVGYTGLGMTTDALTAWLLIGVYGLFTGCTDGVGKAWISSLVVDDVQGSAQGVFQGLSGFAVLAAGIWAGLLWGADGRLPLLISGVAGGVVAVVVLVIAIGGRHRPSTASSAKGGAPTPATE; encoded by the coding sequence GTGCGCAGCTGGCTGACCCGCAATGTGCGGGTGCTATCGGCCGTGTCGTTCCTCCAGGACACCGCCAGCGAGCTGCTCTATCCGCTCCTACCGATCTACCTGACGTCGGTCCTCGGTGCGCCCGCCGCGGTGGTCGGCGCCGTTGAAGGGGCCGCCGAGGGCGCGGCGTCGCTGACGAAGCTGGCGGCCGGGCCGCTCGGTGACCGCTTTTCGCGCCGGCCGCTGATCGCCACCGGCTACGGCATGGCCGCACTGGGCAAGGTGATGGTGGCCGCCGCCTCGGGGTGGACGGGCGTGCTCGCGGGCCGGGTGGTGGACCGGCTGGGCAAGGGCATCCGCGGCGCGCCTCGCGACGCGCTTCTGATCGTCGATATCGACGCGGCCGCGCGCGGTCGGGTGTTCGGATTCCACCGTGCGATGGACACCTTCGGTGCGGTGGTCGGTCCGCTGCTGGGTCTGGTGGGCTATCAGCTGCTGGACCAGCAGATCGCACCGCTGTTGTGGGTCGCGGTCGTGCCCGCCGTGCTGAGCGTCGCGCTGGTGTTCCTGGTGCGCGAACGAGTGCCGCTGCCGGACAAGGCGACTCGCCGCGCGGTGTTCTCCCGGGTGAAGGATCTGCCGCGCAGCTATTGGCGGGTGACCGCGGTCGTGGTCGCGTTCGGCTTGGTGAACTTTCCCGACGCGTTGCTGTTGTTGCGGCTCAACGAGATCGGGTTCTCGGTGACCGAAGTGATCCTCGCCTACGTGACCTACAACGCGGTGTACGCGGCAACGAGCTATCCGGCCGGGATGGTCGCCGATCGGTTAGGCAAACCGGTGGTGTTCGGCATCGGACTGGTGTTCTTCGCCGTCGGCTACACAGGGCTCGGCATGACGACCGACGCGCTGACGGCGTGGCTGTTGATCGGCGTCTACGGTCTGTTCACCGGATGCACCGACGGCGTCGGCAAGGCGTGGATCTCGTCGCTTGTCGTCGACGACGTACAGGGCAGCGCGCAGGGAGTCTTCCAGGGCCTCAGCGGTTTTGCGGTGCTGGCGGCCGGCATCTGGGCTGGATTGCTCTGGGGCGCCGACGGTCGACTACCGCTGTTGATTTCGGGTGTCGCGGGCGGGGTGGTCGCCGTTGTGGTGCTGGTGATCGCGATCGGCGGACGTCACCGACCCTCGACTGCCTCCAGCGCGAAGGGCGGTGCGCCGACACCGGCGACCGAATAG
- a CDS encoding DUF4873 domain-containing protein gives MSDIYDGPATVRIGEDERTVRVRLAGRIDPIDGRYHWQGTVFDEPLPDTRLPRQVIVSVGRHQAQARIVERPPQGGYSVAGVGAPPFALEAVEGR, from the coding sequence GTGAGCGACATCTACGACGGGCCCGCCACCGTGCGCATCGGCGAGGACGAACGCACCGTGCGCGTACGACTGGCCGGCCGTATCGATCCGATAGACGGCCGATATCACTGGCAAGGAACGGTTTTCGACGAACCGCTTCCCGACACCAGGTTGCCTCGGCAAGTCATCGTGTCGGTGGGCCGGCACCAGGCGCAGGCACGCATCGTCGAGCGGCCACCGCAGGGCGGCTATTCGGTCGCCGGTGTCGGCGCACCGCCCTTCGCGCTGGAGGCAGTCGAGGGTCGGTGA
- a CDS encoding chorismate mutase gives MHDDGVIPNRSSLLVASALLAGQVVLAPVAAAQPVHPFYQLVDAAAQRLATADPVAATKWINGGPITDPARANQVLDSVAADATAHGIDPAYVRTVFTDQIAANEGVQYTRFGQWKFDPGLAPTSAPDLAESRTQINGLNKTLVDEIALHWNSLHSQGCGRDLADATAAVVSARKLDGLYQQALTSATRSYCRST, from the coding sequence ATGCATGATGATGGGGTGATCCCGAATCGAAGTTCACTTCTTGTGGCCTCTGCCCTGCTGGCGGGCCAGGTCGTCCTGGCGCCGGTCGCCGCGGCCCAGCCCGTCCACCCCTTTTATCAACTGGTCGACGCGGCAGCCCAGCGCTTGGCGACCGCCGATCCGGTGGCGGCCACCAAGTGGATCAATGGCGGCCCCATCACCGACCCCGCGAGGGCGAACCAGGTACTGGACTCGGTGGCAGCCGATGCGACGGCCCACGGTATCGACCCGGCCTACGTGCGTACCGTCTTCACCGATCAGATAGCCGCCAACGAAGGAGTCCAGTACACCCGCTTCGGCCAGTGGAAGTTCGATCCGGGCCTCGCACCGACAAGCGCACCGGACCTCGCCGAATCACGAACCCAGATCAACGGTCTGAACAAGACCCTGGTCGACGAGATTGCGCTGCACTGGAATTCGCTCCATAGTCAGGGCTGTGGCAGGGACCTGGCGGATGCGACGGCCGCGGTAGTCTCCGCACGCAAACTCGACGGCCTCTACCAGCAGGCGTTGACGTCGGCCACCCGCTCGTACTGCCGATCTACTTGA
- a CDS encoding DUF4235 domain-containing protein — MSAAKSLFKPLSIVSSVMGGIIAGKIFTEIWQRVNPDDEEPDPQDLSRSLREVMIAAAVQGLIVGVVRAALARGQAKGFAAITDEDLS, encoded by the coding sequence ATGAGTGCGGCGAAGTCTTTATTCAAACCTCTATCGATCGTCAGCAGCGTGATGGGCGGCATAATCGCGGGCAAGATCTTCACCGAAATCTGGCAGCGCGTAAACCCCGACGACGAGGAACCGGATCCGCAGGACTTGAGTCGCTCGTTGCGGGAGGTCATGATTGCCGCCGCGGTCCAGGGGTTGATCGTCGGCGTGGTTCGTGCCGCGCTGGCCCGTGGGCAAGCCAAAGGATTCGCTGCGATCACCGACGAGGACCTGAGCTAG
- a CDS encoding SDR family oxidoreductase yields MTRQKILITGASSGLGEGMARAFAAKGRDLALCARRVERLDDLKAELLERHPGIKVAVAALDVNDHDQVPKVFAELSDELGGIDRVIVNAGIGKGAPLGSGKLWANKATLETNLIAALVQIETALEMFKAAGGGHLVLISSVLGNKGVPGVKAAYAASKAGVTSLGESLRAEYLSGPIKVTTLEPGYIESEMTAKSASTLLMVDNETGVKAMVDAMEREPGRSAVPWWPWGPLVQVMRMLPPRLAKRFA; encoded by the coding sequence GTGACTCGGCAGAAAATCTTGATCACCGGCGCCAGCTCGGGGCTCGGAGAAGGCATGGCCAGGGCGTTCGCCGCCAAGGGGCGCGACCTCGCATTGTGCGCCCGCCGCGTCGAGCGGCTGGACGATCTGAAGGCAGAACTCCTGGAGCGCCATCCCGGCATCAAGGTGGCCGTCGCCGCGCTCGACGTCAACGACCACGATCAGGTGCCCAAGGTTTTCGCCGAGCTCTCCGACGAGTTGGGCGGTATCGACCGCGTCATCGTCAACGCGGGTATCGGTAAGGGCGCGCCGCTCGGGTCGGGCAAGCTGTGGGCGAACAAGGCCACGCTCGAGACGAATCTCATTGCCGCACTTGTCCAGATCGAGACTGCGCTCGAGATGTTCAAAGCCGCCGGCGGTGGACATCTGGTGCTGATCTCTTCGGTGCTGGGCAACAAGGGCGTCCCGGGGGTGAAGGCCGCGTATGCGGCGAGCAAGGCCGGTGTGACGTCGCTCGGAGAGTCGCTGCGCGCCGAATACCTAAGCGGGCCAATCAAGGTGACGACGCTCGAACCCGGCTACATCGAATCCGAGATGACGGCCAAGTCCGCGTCGACGTTGTTGATGGTGGACAACGAGACTGGGGTCAAGGCGATGGTCGACGCGATGGAGCGTGAGCCCGGCCGGTCAGCCGTTCCGTGGTGGCCGTGGGGACCGCTGGTGCAGGTGATGCGAATGCTGCCGCCACGACTTGCGAAACGTTTTGCTTAG
- a CDS encoding phage holin family protein, with protein sequence MGSFLLRAALTGFALWVVTLIVPGISFIGGDSTLQRVGIIFVVGVIFGLVNAIIKPIVQFISIPLYILTLGLIHIVINALMLWITSWITEHTTHWGLFIDDFWWTAIWAAIVLSIVTWLLSLVVGSSERAADR encoded by the coding sequence ATGGGATCTTTCCTGCTGCGTGCGGCACTGACCGGGTTTGCGCTGTGGGTTGTCACATTGATCGTTCCCGGGATCAGCTTCATCGGCGGGGATTCGACGCTACAGAGAGTCGGCATCATCTTCGTCGTCGGCGTGATCTTCGGTCTGGTGAACGCGATCATCAAACCGATCGTGCAGTTCATCTCGATCCCGCTCTACATTCTGACGCTCGGCCTGATTCACATCGTGATCAATGCGCTGATGCTGTGGATCACGTCGTGGATCACCGAGCACACGACGCACTGGGGCCTGTTCATCGACGACTTCTGGTGGACGGCGATCTGGGCGGCGATCGTGCTGTCGATCGTGACCTGGTTGTTGTCGCTCGTTGTCGGCTCGAGTGAACGTGCAGCGGACCGCTAG
- a CDS encoding AurF N-oxygenase family protein produces the protein MTAPTREEFAERLLKGSVKKSYAPVVDIDWDAPLDPDKFFLPPKCVSLYGTPMWNAMTREQQIELSRQELVNTLSAGIWFENILNQALLRKMMHQDPTASATHYELTELGDETRHMVMFGKAIERVGANPVRPKYYQRFIINLLPFAFQGPMLWVAALVGEEIFDSLQRQMMDDDDLQPIIQRLMRIHVTEEARHIQFARDGLRKRTPTMRRLPKFFVANINGVGGYFFRFLFTNKVQYRRVGLDALEARRAARSSAHRHETHVLGFAPLAAFLEEVGLMGPIARRMWRRSGFLPR, from the coding sequence ATGACCGCACCCACTCGTGAAGAGTTCGCCGAACGTCTGCTGAAGGGCTCCGTCAAGAAGTCCTACGCGCCGGTCGTCGATATCGACTGGGATGCCCCGCTGGACCCCGACAAGTTCTTCCTGCCGCCGAAATGCGTCTCGCTCTACGGCACGCCGATGTGGAACGCGATGACCCGCGAGCAGCAGATCGAACTTTCACGGCAGGAGCTCGTCAACACCCTGTCGGCCGGCATCTGGTTCGAGAACATCTTGAACCAGGCGCTGCTGCGCAAGATGATGCACCAGGACCCCACCGCCAGCGCCACGCACTACGAACTCACCGAGCTCGGTGACGAGACCCGTCACATGGTGATGTTCGGCAAGGCGATCGAACGTGTCGGCGCAAACCCGGTGCGGCCCAAGTACTACCAACGCTTCATCATCAACCTGCTGCCCTTCGCCTTTCAGGGACCGATGCTGTGGGTCGCCGCGCTCGTAGGGGAGGAGATCTTCGACTCCCTTCAGCGGCAGATGATGGACGACGACGACCTGCAGCCGATCATCCAGCGCCTCATGCGTATCCATGTCACCGAGGAAGCCCGCCACATCCAATTCGCCCGCGACGGGCTGCGTAAGCGCACCCCGACCATGCGGCGGCTGCCGAAGTTCTTCGTGGCCAACATCAACGGCGTCGGTGGGTACTTCTTCCGCTTCCTGTTCACGAACAAGGTGCAGTACCGCCGCGTCGGCCTGGACGCGCTCGAGGCCCGTCGCGCAGCACGCAGCAGCGCGCACAGGCACGAAACCCACGTCCTCGGGTTCGCGCCGCTTGCGGCGTTTCTGGAGGAGGTCGGGCTGATGGGGCCGATCGCGCGCCGCATGTGGCGGCGAAGCGGGTTTCTACCACGGTGA
- a CDS encoding TIGR03619 family F420-dependent LLM class oxidoreductase, with protein MRFTYAESLTHPKYYIPLARAAEAAGFDAMTIADSVAYPYESDSKYPYTPDGNREFLDGKEIVETFVLASALAAVTTTLRFDVYVLKLPIRPPALTAKQAGSLAALSDNRLALGVGTSPWPEDYELMGVPFARRGKRMDECIDIVKGLTTGDYFEYHGEFYDIPKTKMSPAPTKPIPILIGGHAEAALRRAARNDGWMHGGGDLGDPESLDRYIKRLNELREEEGRTGPFEIHAQSLDAYKPDGIKRLEDRGVTNIMVGFRMPYAVGPDPEPLENKLRAIEKYGEKVITKV; from the coding sequence GTGCGCTTCACCTATGCGGAATCACTGACTCATCCGAAGTACTACATCCCGCTCGCCAGGGCGGCCGAGGCCGCGGGTTTCGACGCGATGACGATCGCCGACAGCGTCGCCTACCCGTACGAGTCGGACTCGAAATACCCGTACACCCCCGACGGAAACCGCGAATTTCTCGACGGCAAGGAGATCGTCGAGACGTTCGTCCTCGCCAGCGCACTCGCCGCCGTCACCACGACGCTGCGGTTCGACGTGTACGTCCTCAAGCTCCCGATCCGCCCGCCGGCGTTGACCGCCAAGCAGGCCGGCTCGCTCGCCGCGCTCTCCGACAACCGGCTCGCCCTGGGCGTCGGAACCAGCCCGTGGCCCGAGGATTACGAATTGATGGGCGTGCCGTTCGCGCGGCGCGGCAAACGGATGGACGAGTGCATCGACATCGTCAAGGGTCTGACGACCGGTGACTACTTCGAATACCACGGCGAGTTCTACGACATCCCCAAGACCAAGATGTCACCGGCGCCCACCAAGCCGATCCCGATTCTCATCGGTGGGCACGCCGAGGCCGCGCTGCGGCGCGCGGCCCGAAACGACGGCTGGATGCACGGCGGGGGTGACCTCGGCGATCCCGAGTCGCTCGACCGATATATCAAGCGGCTCAACGAACTTCGCGAGGAAGAGGGCCGCACGGGGCCGTTTGAGATTCACGCCCAGTCGCTCGACGCCTACAAGCCCGACGGTATCAAGCGGCTCGAGGACCGCGGCGTCACGAACATCATGGTCGGCTTCCGGATGCCCTACGCCGTAGGGCCCGACCCCGAACCGCTGGAGAACAAGCTGCGCGCCATCGAGAAGTACGGCGAGAAGGTCATCACGAAGGTCTAG
- a CDS encoding Fpg/Nei family DNA glycosylase, with protein sequence MPELPEVEALADHLRRHAVGLTIGRIDVSAFSVLKTFDPAISVLHGQTVTGANRWGKYLGLQSGDLHLITHLSRAGWLRWSDKLAAAPLKPGKGPIALRVHLGTPGEAAGFDLTEAGTQKRLAVWLVDDPAKVPGIAALGPDALSLGPEDLAAVLAGNSGRIKTVITDQKVIAGIGNAYSDEILHVAKISPFATAGKLTEAQLSALHDAMISVLTDAVSRSVGQGAATLKGEKRSGLRVHARTGLPCPVCGDTVREVSFADKSFQYCATCQTGGKILADRRMSRLLK encoded by the coding sequence ATGCCCGAACTGCCTGAGGTCGAAGCGCTCGCCGATCACTTGCGTCGCCATGCCGTCGGTCTGACCATCGGACGGATCGACGTGTCGGCGTTCTCGGTGCTCAAGACGTTCGACCCGGCGATCTCGGTGCTGCACGGCCAGACCGTCACCGGCGCCAATCGTTGGGGCAAGTACCTCGGCCTGCAGTCCGGCGACTTGCATCTGATCACGCACCTGTCGCGGGCCGGCTGGCTGCGGTGGTCAGACAAGCTCGCGGCGGCGCCGTTGAAGCCCGGTAAGGGACCGATCGCGCTGCGCGTGCACCTAGGCACACCGGGGGAGGCGGCGGGCTTCGACCTCACCGAGGCCGGGACGCAGAAGCGGCTGGCGGTGTGGCTGGTCGACGATCCGGCCAAGGTGCCGGGCATCGCCGCGCTCGGGCCCGATGCGCTGTCGCTTGGACCGGAGGACCTGGCCGCCGTTCTTGCCGGGAACAGCGGCCGAATCAAGACCGTGATCACCGACCAGAAGGTGATCGCCGGCATCGGCAACGCCTACAGCGATGAGATCCTGCACGTTGCGAAGATCTCGCCGTTCGCGACGGCGGGCAAGCTCACCGAAGCGCAGCTCTCCGCATTGCACGACGCGATGATCTCCGTCCTCACCGATGCCGTGAGCCGATCCGTGGGTCAGGGGGCCGCAACGCTGAAGGGGGAGAAGCGATCCGGGCTGCGCGTACACGCCCGTACCGGCCTGCCATGTCCGGTGTGCGGCGATACGGTGCGCGAGGTGTCCTTCGCCGACAAGTCGTTCCAATACTGCGCGACGTGTCAGACGGGCGGCAAGATTCTGGCGGACCGGCGAATGTCGCGTCTGCTCAAGTAG